A region from the Triticum aestivum cultivar Chinese Spring chromosome 3D, IWGSC CS RefSeq v2.1, whole genome shotgun sequence genome encodes:
- the LOC123076519 gene encoding anaphase-promoting complex subunit 10-like — protein sequence MILAVLFANSEGNIRIEKMIPSYSQPLTPHREAWSISSCKPRNGVASLRDDSLDTYWQSDGAQPHLVNIQLQKKVQLQLVVLYVDFKLDESYTPSKISIRAGDGFHNLKEIKTVDLLKPVGWVHISLSGTDPRETFIHTFMLQIAVLANHLNGIVGTLIHC from the exons atGATACTCGCCGTGCTCTTCGCCAACTCCGAAGGCAACATCCGCATCGAGAAGATGATACCCTCCTACTCCCAACCACTCACACCACATCGAGAGGCCTGGAGCATCAGCTCCTGCAAGCCCCGCAACGGCGTCGCCTCCCTCCGCGACGACAGCCTCGACACCTACTGGCA GTCGGACGGCGCGCAGCCGCACCTGGTCAACATCCAGCTCCAGAAGAAGGTGCAGCTGCAG CTTGTTGTGCTGTACGTGGATTTCAAGCTGGACGAGAGCTACACGCCCAGCAAGATCTCCATCCGGGCTGGCGACGGCTTCCACAATCTCAAG GAAATTAAAACGGTGGACCTTTTGAAGCCAGTAGGATGGGTTCATATATCATTATCTGGCACTGATCCCCG AGAAACATTCATTCATACATTTATGCTCCAAATTGCGGTGCTGGCCAATCACCTGAATGGTATTGTTGGTACCCTGATTCATTGTTGA